A DNA window from Theobroma cacao cultivar B97-61/B2 chromosome 5, Criollo_cocoa_genome_V2, whole genome shotgun sequence contains the following coding sequences:
- the LOC108661882 gene encoding probable L-type lectin-domain containing receptor kinase S.5 gives MPFFPAAKLLVQAIVICSSLMQVQCLNFNYQSFSTADANDFVFLNSSIIRNTIQVSPVIADASGRILYNQPLKLWDKLRGTKSSFSSTFVINIRPQTTPGGEGLAFILTDSTTLPSNSAGQWLGIVNVSTINVNSIVAVEFDTRKSDSEDVDDNHVGVDLKSIYSIKQEPLIGHGVNLSSSEDITASIQYDAKSDKMTVFVVLTRTSEQNMGNPIFTVELDLSKHLPEDVFLGFSGSTGENTQVNALRSWKFTSFEIRVKGSVNLLWLWILIPIIVIILLVGFSYLLHRRHKNSMKQKEDDEKEIEQEIQRSSTAPQKFRLKELKAATSNFSANNKLGSGGFGTVYKGILRKEEVAVKRILKNTRHGKQDFIAEVTTITNLHHKNLVKLLGWCYESDELLLVYEFMPNGSLDRFIFGNTIPSNADTTLKWETRHNIICGVARALDYLHNGCEKRVIHRDIKASNIMLDSDFNARLGDFGLARTVQLNEKTHHSTKEIAGTPGYMSPESFHTGKATVETDVYAFGVLILEVVSGRKPGHQNEQNNYYRSIVEWVWEHHRMEQITDAIDLRLNKDFHEDQARCILMLGLACCHPNPFERPSMRTALQVLTGEVAAPAVPTEMPAFMWPAAPPVIREEMDNSITGGHLTTTTELSGR, from the coding sequence ATGCCCTTCTTCCCAGCTGCTAAGCTGCTAGTGCAAGCAATTGTGATCTGCAGCAGCCTTATGCAGGTTCAATGCCTGAATTTCAATTATCAATCATTCAGCACAGCAGATGccaatgattttgtttttcttaattcCTCGATCATCAGGAATACCATTCAAGTGAGTCCTGTTATTGCGGATGCATCCGGAAGAATCCTGTATAACCAGCCACTTAAACTGTGGGACAAGCTAAGAGGCACCAAGTCATCATTCAGCTCAACCTTTGTGATTAACATCAGACCGCAGACCACTCCTGGCGGCGAGGGACTAGCCTTCATATTAACTGACAGCACGACCCTCCCAAGCAATAGTGCAGGTCAATGGCTTGGGATTGTAAATGTAAGTACCATCAATGTCAACAGCATAGTTGCTGTGGAATTTGATACTAGGAAGAGTGATTCAGAGGATGTAGACGATAACCATGTTGGAGTAGATCTGAAAAGCATCTACTCCATCAAGCAAGAACCCTTAATAGGCCACGGTGTTAATCTTTCAAGTAGTGAAGATATCACCGCTAGCATCCAGTATGATGCAAAATCTGACAAAATGACTGTTTTTGTCGTGTTAACTAGAACGAGTGAGCAGAACATGGGGAATCCAATTTTCACCGTGGAGCTTGATCTGTCTAAACATCTTCCGGAGGATGTTTTTCTGGGATTTTCAGGTTCAACAGGAGAGAATACCCAGGTCAATGCTCTGAGGTCATGGAAGTTCACCAGTTTTGAAATTAGAGTTAAAGGTTCAGTCAATCTTCTTTGGCTTTGGATCTTGATTCCAATAATTGTGATCATTTTGTTAGTTGGATTTTCCTACTTGTTACATCGGAGACACAAAAACAGTATGAAACAAAAGGAGGATGACGAGAAGGAGATTGAACAAGAAATTCAAAGGTCATCCACTGCTCCCCAGAAATTCAGATTGAAGGAACTTAAAGCTGCCACAAGTAATTTCAGTGCTAATAACAAACTGGGTAGTGGAGGATTTGGCACAGTCTATAAAGGAATTTTGAGAAAGGAGGAGGTAGCTGTGAAAAGAATTCTAAAGAATACACGACATGGAAAGCAGGATTTTATAGCAGAAGTGACCACCATCACCAACCTCCACCACAAGAACCTTGTTAAACTATTGGGTTGGTGCTATGAAAGCGACGAACTCCTCCTCGTTTATGAGTTCATGCCAAATGGGAGTTTAGACAGGTTCATATTTGGGAATACAATTCCAAGCAATGCGGATACAACTCTGAAATGGGAAACAAGGCACAATATCATTTGTGGAGTAGCCAGGGCGCTGGACTATCTCCATAATGGTTGCGAGAAAAGGGTTATTCATCGAGACATAAAAGCTAGTAACATAATGTTAGATTCAGACTTCAATGCCCGATTGGGAGATTTTGGACTGGCCCGAACAGTTCAATTGAATGAGAAAACGCACCATTCAACCAAGGAGATTGCAGGAACACCTGGCTACATGTCTCCAGAAAGTTTTCACACCGGTAAGGCAACTGTCGAAACTGACGTCTATGCATTCGGAGTACTTATACTGGAAGTTGTCTCTGGGAGAAAACCTGGGCATCAAAATGAGCAAAACAACTACTACAGAAGCATCGTAGAGTGGGTATGGGAACATCATAGGATGGAACAAATCACTGATGCCATAGATCTTCGATTAAACAAAGATTTCCATGAGGATCAAGCAAGGTGCATACTTATGTTGGGGCTGGCATGTTGCCATCCAAACCCATTTGAGAGGCCCTCTATGAGAACTGCTTTGCAGGTTCTTACAGGGGAAGTAGCTGCACCGGCCGTGCCTACTGAAATGCCTGCTTTCATGTGGCCGGCCGCGCCTCCAGTCATTAGAGAAGAGATGGACAACTCCATCACCGGAGGTCATCTTACCACAACAACGGAACTCAGTGGCAGATGA